In the Carassius auratus strain Wakin chromosome 50, ASM336829v1, whole genome shotgun sequence genome, one interval contains:
- the LOC113066677 gene encoding catalase-like, with the protein MADRDKATDQMKLWKDGRGSQRPDVLTTGAGVPVGDKLNSMTAGPRGPLLVQDVVFTDEMAHFDRERIPERVVHAKGAGAFGYFEVTHDITRYSKAKVFEHVGKTTPIAVRFSTVAGESGSADTVRDPRGFAVKFYTDEGNWDLTGNNTPIFFIRDALLFPSFIHSQKRNPQTHVKDPDMVWDFWSLRPESLHQVSFLFSDRGIPDGYRHMNGYGSHTFKLVNAQGQSVYCKFHYKTDQGIKNLPVEEADRLASSDPDYSIRDLYNAISNGNFPSWTFYIQVMTFEQAENWQWNPFDLTKVWPHKDFPLIPVGRFVLNRNPLNYFAEVEQLAFDPSNMPPGIEPSPDKMLQGRLFSYPDTHRHRLGANYLQLPVNCPYRTRVANYQRDGPMCMYDNQGGAPNYFPNSFSAPETQPCFMESKCKVSPDVDRYNSADDDNVAQVRTFFTEVLNEAERERLCQNMAGHLKGAQLFIQKRTVENLMAVHPDYGTRVQSLLDKYNAEGKKNTIHVYSRGGPSAVAAASKM; encoded by the exons ATGGCAGACAGAGATAAAGCGACGGATCAGATGAAACTGTGGAAGGACGGCCGCGGCTCTCAG CGGCCAGATGTCCTGACCACTGGAGCTGGAGTCCCGGTAGGGGACAAGTTAAACTCAATGACGGCGGGTCCTCGCGGGCCACTGCTGGTCCAGGATGTGGTTTTTACTGATGAAATGGCCCACTTTGACCGAGAGCGGATACCAGAGAGAGTCGTGCACGCAAAAGGAGCAg GAGCTTTTGGCTACTTTGAAGTGACCCATGACATCACACGCTATAGCAAAGCCAAAGTGTTCGAACATGTGGGAAAGACAACACCCATCGCTGTTCGTTTTTCCACTGTGG CTGGTGAGTCTGGGTCAGCAGACACCGTCCGAGATCCTCGAGGATTTGCAGTGAAGTTCTACACCGATGAGGGCAACTGGGATCTTACAGGAAACAACACCCCCATCTTTTTTATCAGGGATGCACTACTG tTTCCGTCCTTCATCCACTCTCAGAAGCGGAATCCGCAGACTCACGTGAAGGATCCGGATATGGTTTGGGATTTCTGGAGTTTACGTCCCGAGTCGTTGCACCAG GTGTCTTTTCTGTTCAGCGATCGGGGAATTCCGGATGGCTACCGTCATATGAACGGATATGGATCGCATACCTTCAAGCTGGTCAACGCTCAGGGTCAGTCGGTGTACTGCAAGTTTCACTACAAG ACTGATCAGGGCATTAAGAATTTGCCAGTTGAAGAGGCTGACCGTCTGGCTTCCTCCGACCCGGATTACTCCATCAGAGATCTCTACAATGCCATCTCCAACGGCAACTTCCCATCCTGGACTTTCTACATCCAAGTCATGACCTTTGAGCAGGCGGAGAACTGGCAGTGGAATCCTTTTGATTTGACTAAG GTGTGGCCCCATAAAGACTTCCCTCTGATTCCTGTGGGACGCTTTGTGTTGAACCGAAACCCTCTCAACTATTTCGCTGAGGTCGAGCAGCTGGCGTTTGATCCCAGTAACATGCCGCCTGGCATTGAGCCCAGCCCGGACAAGATGCTGCAG GGGCGTCTTTTCTCTTATCCAGACACACATAGGCATCGGCTCGGAGCGAATTACCTCCAGCTGCCCGTCAACTGCCCCTACCGCACCCGAGTGGCAAACTACCAGAGAGACGGACCCATGTGCATGTACGACAACCAGG GGGGGGCTCCTAACTACTTCCCAAACAGCTTCAGTGCTCCTGAGACCCAGCCGTGCTTCATGGAGTCCAAGTGTAAAGTGTCTCCTGATGTGGACCGATACAACAGCGCAGACGATGATAATGTGGCCCAG GTGCGCACGTTCTTCACGGAGGTGTTGAACGAAGCCGAGCGAGAGCGTCTGTGTCAGAACATGGCCGGCCATCTGAAAGGAGCTCAACTGTTTATTCAGAAACGCACG GTGGAAAACCTGATGGCCGTTCACCCCGATTACGGCACTCGCGTTCAAAGTCTCCTGGATAAATACAACGCTGAAGGGAAAAAG AACACTATTCATGTTTATTCTCGTGGTGGACCGTCCGCTGTGGCTGCAGCTTCTAAGATGTGA
- the LOC113066678 gene encoding interferon-induced transmembrane protein 5-like: MDNATYNYMNDCTPLTNCKSGRKAGGSTVVNMSHAGKKPPNDYLIWSLCNTLYVNFCCLGFMALIYSIKARDQKTLGDLRAAQECSDKAKWYNILASGWNLLIPLLVLGLLVLLVVHLGSSEGTFDFFGEDGFQSFMKLFSR; this comes from the exons ATGGATAACGCCACATACAACTACATGAATGACTGCACGCCGCTCACTAACTGTAAGTCCGGCCGTAAGGCTGGCGGCTCCACGGTGGTCAACATGAGCCATGCGGGCAAGAAGCCACCAAACGACTACCTGATCTGGTCGCTCTGTAACACTCTTTACGTCAACTTCTGCTGCCTGGGATTCATGGCCCTGATCTACTCCATCAAG GCTCGAGATCAGAAGACTTTGGGCGACCTGCGTGCAGCACAGGAATGCTCAGACAAGGCCAAGTGGTACAACATTCTGGCATCGGGCTGGAATCTGCTGATTCCTCTGCTGGTGTTGGGTCTGCTGGTCCTGCTCGTGGTTCATCTGGGCAGCTCAGAGGGAACGTTTGATTTCTTTGGTGAAGACGGATTCCAGAGCTTCATGAAGCTCTTCAGCAGGTAG